Proteins from a genomic interval of Rhodococcus rhodochrous:
- a CDS encoding ABC transporter permease, whose translation MSVSVEPRRFGSGLAGDADTDQKPDPGATADLSPRTTRSRLAPGKPIKFGLAIGPALLLVAWIITSATGVLDPKTLSAPWTVVTTTWELIGDGRLQSNLWTSVQRALIGGVIGVVLGLVLALAAGLSRIGEALIDGPVQIKRSIPTLALMPLAILWFGIGEEMKILLIALSVFVPVYINTYSALRGIDARYVELAETLDLSRARFVRRIALPGALPGFFTGLRLAVTIAWLALVVVEQVNASSGIGYLMYQARNYGMTEIIIVGLVVYAILGFGSDLLVRAAERKALAWRRTIGN comes from the coding sequence ATGAGCGTCTCCGTCGAACCCCGGCGTTTCGGCAGTGGCCTGGCCGGTGACGCCGACACCGACCAGAAGCCCGATCCCGGCGCGACGGCCGACCTGTCGCCGCGCACGACCCGCAGCCGCCTCGCCCCCGGCAAGCCGATCAAGTTCGGCCTGGCGATCGGCCCGGCGCTGCTGCTGGTGGCATGGATCATCACCTCGGCCACCGGGGTGCTCGATCCGAAGACCCTCTCGGCGCCGTGGACGGTCGTCACCACCACATGGGAACTGATCGGCGACGGGCGGCTGCAGTCGAACCTGTGGACCTCCGTCCAGCGCGCCCTGATCGGCGGGGTCATCGGTGTCGTCCTCGGACTGGTGCTCGCACTGGCCGCCGGCCTGTCGCGCATCGGTGAGGCACTGATCGACGGCCCGGTGCAGATCAAGCGCTCCATCCCCACCCTGGCGTTGATGCCGCTGGCGATTCTGTGGTTCGGCATCGGCGAGGAGATGAAGATCCTGCTCATCGCCCTGTCGGTGTTCGTCCCCGTCTACATCAACACCTACTCGGCGCTGCGCGGCATCGACGCCCGCTACGTCGAACTGGCCGAGACGCTGGATCTGTCCCGCGCCCGGTTCGTCCGGCGCATCGCCCTGCCGGGGGCGCTGCCCGGTTTCTTCACCGGCCTACGCCTGGCGGTGACCATCGCATGGCTGGCCCTGGTGGTCGTCGAACAGGTCAATGCCTCGAGCGGCATCGGCTACCTGATGTACCAGGCCCGCAACTACGGCATGACCGAGATCATCATCGTCGGACTGGTGGTCTACGCGATCCTCGGATTCGGCAGCGACCTGCTGGTCCGTGCGGCAGAGAGGAAGGCGCTGGCATGGCGCAGGACGATCGGCAACTGA
- a CDS encoding SOS response-associated peptidase — translation MCGRYASTSTRGDLLAAYDAVEAVGEELPPSYNIAPTQRVNVVLERAPREEPDAEPIRMVSSQIKWGLVPFWAKDPKIGSRMINARSETITQKPAFKAAAAKRRCVLPADGYYEWMKGEDGKKIPFFLHADGPISMAGLYELWPNPELPEDHPDRWLWTCTVLTRPATDAAGHIHERSPVILPDTFVGPWLDPELNDRDDVDALLNSIPEPTLEPYEVSTAVNSPRNNNPDLLRPVDS, via the coding sequence GTGTGTGGACGCTATGCCAGCACCAGTACCCGCGGGGATCTGCTCGCGGCCTACGACGCCGTCGAGGCCGTGGGTGAGGAACTGCCCCCGTCGTACAACATCGCGCCCACCCAGCGCGTGAACGTCGTGCTCGAGCGAGCGCCGCGCGAGGAACCGGACGCCGAACCGATCCGCATGGTGTCCTCACAGATCAAGTGGGGGCTCGTGCCGTTCTGGGCGAAGGACCCGAAGATCGGGTCGCGGATGATCAACGCCCGCTCCGAGACCATCACCCAGAAGCCCGCCTTCAAGGCGGCGGCAGCGAAGCGTCGGTGCGTGCTGCCGGCCGACGGGTACTACGAGTGGATGAAGGGTGAGGACGGGAAGAAGATCCCGTTCTTCCTGCACGCAGACGGACCGATCTCGATGGCCGGGCTCTACGAGCTGTGGCCGAACCCGGAGCTGCCGGAAGACCATCCCGACCGCTGGTTGTGGACGTGCACCGTGCTCACCCGTCCCGCGACCGACGCCGCCGGGCACATCCACGAACGGTCGCCGGTGATCCTGCCCGACACCTTCGTCGGTCCGTGGCTCGATCCCGAGCTGAACGACCGCGACGACGTCGACGCCCTGCTGAATTCGATTCCCGAACCGACGCTCGAACCGTACGAGGTGAGCACGGCGGTCAATTCACCTCGGAACAACAACCCCGACCTGCTGCGACCTGTCGATTCGTGA
- a CDS encoding thiolase C-terminal domain-containing protein produces MGASRRPLPQPTLTTAGFWASGADGVLRVAQCDACGKLMHPTAVLCSECASREISLQPVSGRAVVVGATVNAQPWLPDLPPPYVIAIVALEEDPSVRLTTNIVGCEPGEVAVGDRVRVVFEQAADDIWLPLFEPDPEAGDEPGPLPEPEDVRAHVRTPVSTDRFEDRVAITGVGQSAVGRRLMVDPLTLTVDACLRAVEDAGLTLADIDGLSTYPGAAPGGISEGGIMPVEQALRIRPVWVNGGGDLPGQNGSIVAAMLAVASGLCRHVLCFRTVWESTHSELVKAGKWSGGGGRASGMLEFRHPFGAVSAANWIACQASHYFHRYGDAKDALGAIAVTARDHASANPEAVYRDPITMDDYLSARVVSTPFGLYDCDVPVDGAVAVVVSAIDAAADLRHEPVLVEAVGTQITENLSWDQGTLTHLPQSLGPAAHLWSRTDLRPDDVDVALLYDGFTFNALSWLEGLGFCEFGGAADFIDGGKGISVDGVLPLNPHGGQLSAGRTHGYGFVREAVLQLRGQAPGVQVADAKVAVVTAGGGVPSGAMLLRTR; encoded by the coding sequence GTGGGAGCGTCCCGAAGACCGTTGCCTCAACCCACCCTGACCACAGCGGGGTTCTGGGCCTCCGGTGCCGACGGTGTCCTGAGGGTCGCACAGTGCGATGCCTGCGGAAAGCTCATGCATCCCACCGCGGTGCTGTGCTCGGAGTGCGCATCGCGCGAGATCTCGCTGCAGCCCGTCTCGGGACGCGCCGTCGTCGTCGGCGCGACCGTCAACGCCCAGCCGTGGCTTCCGGATCTCCCACCGCCCTACGTCATCGCGATCGTCGCACTGGAGGAGGACCCGAGCGTCCGGCTCACGACGAACATCGTCGGATGCGAACCGGGCGAGGTCGCGGTGGGCGACCGTGTGCGGGTCGTCTTCGAACAGGCCGCCGACGACATCTGGTTGCCGCTGTTCGAACCCGACCCCGAGGCCGGCGACGAACCCGGCCCGTTGCCGGAACCCGAGGACGTGCGCGCGCATGTCCGTACCCCGGTCTCGACCGACAGGTTCGAGGACCGGGTCGCGATCACCGGTGTCGGCCAGTCCGCCGTCGGCCGACGCCTCATGGTGGATCCGCTGACCCTCACCGTCGATGCGTGCCTGCGCGCCGTGGAGGACGCCGGCCTCACGCTCGCCGACATCGACGGCCTGTCCACCTATCCCGGCGCGGCTCCCGGAGGCATCTCCGAGGGCGGCATCATGCCGGTCGAACAGGCCCTCCGCATCCGCCCGGTGTGGGTGAACGGCGGCGGCGACCTGCCGGGGCAGAACGGTTCGATCGTCGCGGCGATGCTCGCCGTCGCATCCGGTCTGTGCCGCCACGTGCTGTGCTTCCGCACCGTCTGGGAGTCGACGCACTCCGAACTGGTGAAGGCCGGGAAGTGGTCGGGCGGGGGCGGCAGGGCTTCGGGCATGCTCGAATTTCGGCACCCCTTCGGCGCGGTGTCCGCCGCCAACTGGATCGCGTGCCAGGCCTCGCACTACTTTCACCGCTACGGCGACGCCAAGGACGCCCTGGGCGCGATCGCTGTCACGGCCCGCGACCACGCATCGGCCAATCCCGAAGCGGTGTACCGGGATCCGATCACGATGGACGACTACCTCTCGGCCCGCGTCGTCTCGACCCCCTTCGGGCTGTACGACTGCGACGTGCCCGTCGACGGGGCCGTCGCCGTCGTCGTCTCCGCGATCGACGCCGCCGCGGATCTGCGGCACGAACCCGTGCTCGTCGAGGCCGTCGGTACCCAGATCACGGAGAACCTCTCCTGGGACCAGGGCACGCTCACACACCTCCCGCAGTCGCTCGGCCCGGCTGCACACCTGTGGAGTCGCACGGATCTGCGACCCGACGACGTCGACGTGGCCCTGCTGTACGACGGCTTCACGTTCAACGCGCTGTCGTGGCTCGAAGGTCTCGGTTTCTGCGAATTCGGTGGTGCCGCCGACTTCATCGACGGCGGCAAGGGCATCTCCGTCGACGGTGTGCTGCCCCTCAATCCGCACGGCGGTCAGCTGTCGGCCGGTCGCACCCACGGCTACGGCTTCGTCCGCGAGGCGGTGCTGCAGTTGAGGGGACAGGCCCCCGGGGTGCAGGTCGCCGACGCGAAGGTCGCCGTCGTGACCGCCGGCGGTGGCGTGCCGTCCGGCGCGATGCTCCTCCGGACCCGCTAG
- a CDS encoding ABC transporter substrate-binding protein yields the protein MPRLRRAGSTAIIALLLTAVAACSSGSSGDGGLGSDSALPTEIPAGTKLVIADQGERQLSLLTGSGQLDALPFEYEFATFQGAPAILEAFRADAVDVAWAGEIMTVQSLVAGDDVQVVAAMQTNNSLNMGIAPNASDIETLADLKGKRIGYAEGTSQQAFVLRGLDKAGLSVDDVELVSMSLPDFPDALRSNQIDAAPMSEPVFSRYMQTPGATSLPRPEIEDLSEGISYLYSSKKALSDPATAAAVRAYVTAYITSVDWANNNRDAYIDTYFVKSQGLTAEDGERILDTSGITTFPHLDEELIEIQQHTIDVIDAAGELPKPVDAADAFDLRFDEVVTEAVAETGASHTRS from the coding sequence ATGCCCCGTCTACGTCGTGCCGGATCGACGGCCATCATCGCGCTCCTTCTGACCGCGGTCGCGGCATGTAGCTCCGGTTCCTCGGGCGACGGCGGCCTCGGTTCCGACAGCGCGCTGCCCACCGAGATCCCCGCGGGCACCAAGCTCGTCATCGCCGACCAGGGTGAGCGGCAGCTGTCCCTCCTCACCGGTTCCGGACAACTCGACGCGCTGCCGTTCGAGTACGAGTTCGCGACCTTCCAGGGCGCGCCCGCGATCCTCGAGGCGTTCCGCGCCGACGCGGTCGACGTCGCGTGGGCCGGCGAGATCATGACCGTCCAGTCGCTGGTCGCCGGTGACGACGTGCAGGTCGTCGCGGCCATGCAGACGAACAACAGCCTCAATATGGGCATCGCTCCGAACGCTTCGGACATCGAGACGCTCGCGGATCTGAAGGGCAAGCGCATCGGCTACGCCGAGGGCACCTCGCAGCAGGCCTTCGTGCTCCGTGGCCTCGACAAGGCCGGGCTGTCGGTCGACGACGTCGAGCTCGTGTCGATGTCGTTGCCGGACTTCCCGGACGCGCTGCGCTCCAACCAGATCGACGCCGCCCCGATGAGCGAGCCGGTCTTCTCCCGCTACATGCAGACACCGGGCGCGACGTCGCTGCCGCGCCCCGAGATCGAGGACCTCAGCGAAGGCATCTCGTACCTCTACTCGAGCAAGAAGGCCCTGTCGGACCCGGCGACCGCCGCGGCGGTCCGCGCCTACGTCACCGCGTACATCACGTCCGTCGACTGGGCCAACAACAACCGCGACGCGTACATCGACACCTACTTCGTGAAGAGCCAGGGCCTGACGGCCGAGGACGGCGAGCGCATCCTCGACACCTCCGGGATCACCACCTTCCCGCACCTCGACGAGGAGCTCATCGAGATCCAGCAGCACACCATCGACGTGATCGATGCCGCCGGTGAACTGCCCAAGCCCGTCGACGCCGCCGACGCCTTCGACCTGCGTTTCGACGAGGTCGTCACCGAAGCGGTCGCCGAGACCGGCGCCTCCCACACCCGCAGCTGA
- a CDS encoding FadR/GntR family transcriptional regulator, with protein sequence METRAIRSPKAAEVVARTLRRMIVEGALVDGDHLPHEAELMEHFAISRPTLREAVRVLEAERLVEVRRGSRAGARVRVPGSEVVARPASLLLELSGATVADVFDALEAVEPPAARLLAITGTEVAFDELERFVDEEIPAAFTTRDLGVAAARFHLRMVQLSGNATLALIAGMLHEIFARHTGEVARERMSLANPDTAENFMLLVRSLRRLIRLLRLRDGDGAFEHWQRHMHASRLLTLEGDAGTPVRDLLD encoded by the coding sequence GTGGAGACCCGAGCGATCCGCAGCCCGAAGGCCGCGGAAGTGGTGGCGCGGACCCTGCGCCGGATGATCGTCGAGGGAGCCCTCGTCGACGGCGATCATCTGCCGCACGAGGCAGAACTCATGGAGCACTTCGCGATCAGCCGGCCCACCCTGCGCGAGGCCGTCCGGGTGCTCGAGGCCGAACGTCTCGTCGAGGTGCGGCGAGGTTCCCGGGCCGGAGCGCGGGTCCGGGTTCCGGGTTCGGAGGTCGTCGCGCGACCGGCATCGTTGTTGCTCGAATTGTCCGGTGCCACAGTCGCCGACGTGTTCGATGCTCTCGAGGCGGTGGAACCTCCTGCCGCACGTCTCCTCGCGATCACCGGGACCGAGGTGGCGTTCGACGAACTCGAGCGCTTCGTCGACGAGGAGATCCCCGCAGCGTTCACGACCCGCGATCTCGGTGTGGCGGCCGCGCGGTTCCATCTGCGGATGGTGCAACTGTCCGGGAACGCGACGCTGGCGCTCATCGCGGGAATGCTCCACGAGATCTTCGCCCGGCACACCGGCGAGGTGGCACGCGAACGCATGTCGCTCGCGAATCCGGATACCGCGGAGAACTTCATGCTGCTCGTGCGATCGCTGCGGCGTCTGATCCGGTTGCTGCGCCTACGCGACGGCGACGGTGCGTTCGAGCACTGGCAGCGGCACATGCACGCGTCCCGGCTGCTCACGCTCGAGGGGGATGCCGGCACACCGGTGCGCGATCTCCTCGACTGA
- a CDS encoding ABC transporter ATP-binding protein, giving the protein MAQDDRQLTVRTRGLSRGFDGRAVLNNIDLEIAPGEFVALLGRSGSGKSTLLRALAELDHGVPGSGTLEVPQKRAVVFQDSRLLPWARVLDNVILGLDGDDAAERGRTALAEVGLAGREKAWPTELSGGEQQRVSLARSLVREPELLLADEPFGALDALTKIRMHGLLQELCAKHRPAVLLVTHDVDEAIALADRVLVLDHGSFAVELTIDLPHPRADHVVEIAEYRRTLLEALGVEVSV; this is encoded by the coding sequence ATGGCGCAGGACGATCGGCAACTGACCGTACGCACCCGGGGCCTGAGCCGCGGCTTCGACGGACGGGCGGTGCTGAACAACATCGACCTCGAGATCGCCCCCGGCGAGTTCGTGGCACTACTCGGCCGCAGCGGCTCGGGCAAGAGCACCCTGCTGCGCGCCCTGGCCGAACTCGACCACGGCGTGCCCGGCTCGGGCACCCTCGAGGTGCCGCAGAAGCGGGCGGTGGTCTTCCAGGACTCACGGCTGCTGCCCTGGGCTCGGGTGCTCGACAACGTGATCCTCGGTCTCGACGGCGACGACGCCGCCGAGCGCGGCCGCACCGCCCTGGCGGAGGTCGGGCTCGCCGGACGCGAGAAGGCCTGGCCCACCGAGCTGTCCGGCGGTGAGCAGCAACGGGTGTCGCTGGCGCGGTCGCTCGTGCGCGAACCCGAACTGCTGCTCGCCGACGAGCCGTTCGGTGCCCTCGACGCACTGACGAAGATCAGGATGCACGGACTGCTGCAGGAACTGTGCGCCAAGCACCGGCCCGCAGTCCTGCTCGTCACCCACGACGTCGACGAAGCCATCGCCCTCGCCGACCGAGTGCTCGTGCTCGACCACGGCTCGTTCGCCGTCGAACTGACCATCGACCTGCCCCACCCGCGCGCCGATCACGTCGTCGAGATCGCGGAGTACCGCCGCACCCTGCTCGAGGCACTGGGAGTCGAGGTCTCCGTCTGA
- a CDS encoding LLM class flavin-dependent oxidoreductase — protein sequence MTNRQLNLNAFIYPTGHHEASWRHPGSVPERLYDVTYFQELARLAESAKLDAVFFADGPALRTEVKYRPDYGLEPITTLVAMATVTTHLGLIATASTTYYEPYNLARLFSSLDHISGGRAAWNIVTTATDAAAANFGYTEHPDVHERYDRAREFVDAAIKLWDSWEDDALVLDKAAGVYADPDKIHRIDVEGDYVKVRGPFGSARSPQGRPVLVQAGSSNDGRDFASTYAEAIFTAHQRIEDAQAFYTDIKTRAAAFGRNPDHVKILPGLSPFIGATEAEAKELQREFNELTIVEYGLGQLQKMGRIDVSRLELDEKVPVELFAGAGDITDNDNSRRLVFAKIVEREQPTLRQLLHKLAGARGHNVVAGTPAQIADIIEEWFTNGAADGFNIMPPQYPQGLEAFASQVVPILQERGLFRTEYTGTTLRDHYGLPRPESQYARELAAAGV from the coding sequence ATGACGAACCGCCAGCTCAACCTCAACGCCTTCATCTACCCGACCGGCCACCACGAGGCCTCGTGGCGTCATCCCGGCAGCGTGCCCGAGCGTCTCTACGACGTCACCTACTTCCAGGAACTCGCCCGCCTCGCGGAGAGCGCGAAGCTCGACGCGGTGTTCTTCGCCGACGGCCCGGCCCTGCGCACCGAGGTGAAGTACCGTCCCGACTACGGCCTCGAACCGATCACCACGCTGGTCGCGATGGCCACGGTCACCACGCATCTCGGGCTGATCGCCACGGCGTCGACCACCTACTACGAGCCCTACAACCTCGCCCGGTTGTTCTCCTCGCTCGATCACATCTCCGGTGGCCGTGCCGCCTGGAACATCGTCACCACCGCGACCGACGCCGCAGCGGCGAACTTCGGGTACACCGAACACCCGGACGTGCACGAACGGTACGACCGCGCACGCGAATTCGTCGACGCCGCGATCAAGCTGTGGGATTCGTGGGAGGACGACGCGCTCGTCCTCGACAAGGCCGCCGGCGTCTACGCCGACCCGGACAAGATCCACCGCATCGACGTCGAGGGTGACTACGTCAAGGTGCGCGGCCCGTTCGGTTCGGCCCGCTCCCCGCAGGGACGCCCCGTGCTCGTGCAGGCCGGATCCTCCAATGACGGGCGCGATTTCGCGTCGACCTACGCCGAGGCGATCTTCACCGCGCACCAGCGCATCGAGGACGCCCAGGCCTTCTACACCGACATCAAGACCCGCGCAGCGGCATTCGGGCGCAACCCCGATCACGTGAAGATCCTTCCCGGCCTGAGCCCGTTCATCGGTGCGACCGAGGCCGAGGCGAAGGAACTGCAGCGCGAGTTCAACGAGCTCACCATCGTCGAATACGGCCTCGGGCAGCTCCAGAAGATGGGCCGCATCGACGTGTCCCGGCTCGAGCTGGACGAGAAGGTGCCGGTCGAATTGTTCGCCGGCGCAGGCGACATCACCGACAACGACAACAGCCGCCGCCTGGTCTTCGCGAAGATCGTCGAGCGCGAACAGCCGACCCTGCGTCAGCTGCTGCACAAGCTCGCCGGCGCACGTGGCCACAACGTCGTCGCGGGTACGCCGGCGCAGATCGCCGACATCATCGAGGAGTGGTTCACCAACGGCGCCGCGGACGGCTTCAACATCATGCCGCCGCAGTACCCGCAGGGTCTCGAGGCGTTCGCCTCCCAGGTGGTGCCGATCCTGCAGGAGCGCGGCCTGTTCCGGACCGAGTACACCGGCACCACGCTGCGCGACCATTACGGCCTGCCGCGTCCGGAGAGCCAGTACGCACGCGAGCTCGCTGCCGCCGGCGTCTGA
- a CDS encoding phosphotransferase family protein → MTENRGALEPALLEWVSETAGGTIVEIDRRPGGGRREAWIVDVETGDGTILPLFLRYDRLDPAQRGDPFTLHREAHFYRAFADSPVPVPRIVGVHPTEQAILSERVPGQAWFSRIRDEDERVSVASDFMRILAEMHRVDPHRLQLPDQHPETGLRQLVAQEIDTWETVYRDAGGKADPLIELALTWVKRNIPDVDGPVVIVQGDTGPGNFLYENGRVTAVLDLELGHLGDPHDDLAWVTTRAVQEPFTDIHDRFADYERASGTTVDLDRVRYYRVLAELRIVILGQGNAAHPDPLAEVGNALPYGLLHRRLLVEALADVLGIDLDTPNDVEAESTEREWLYDAALEQIRHIIVPRSEDAFVIQRSKGLARILKYLRDADRYADRITERDLDDLETALGSRPDTVVDGTTVLVERHLAGEIPIDDVLTVFARQIAGRTQQLRSAMGVLAERHFDVL, encoded by the coding sequence ATGACCGAGAACCGAGGCGCACTCGAACCGGCCCTGCTGGAGTGGGTGTCCGAGACGGCCGGCGGAACCATCGTGGAGATCGACCGGCGACCGGGCGGCGGCCGCCGCGAGGCGTGGATCGTGGACGTCGAGACCGGCGACGGCACGATCCTTCCGCTCTTCCTGCGCTACGACCGGCTCGATCCGGCGCAACGCGGAGACCCGTTCACCCTGCACCGCGAAGCGCACTTCTACCGCGCGTTCGCCGATTCCCCGGTGCCGGTGCCCCGCATCGTCGGAGTCCACCCCACCGAACAGGCCATCCTGTCCGAGCGAGTTCCCGGGCAGGCCTGGTTCTCCCGGATCCGCGACGAGGACGAACGCGTGTCGGTGGCCTCCGATTTCATGCGCATCCTGGCCGAGATGCACCGCGTCGACCCGCACCGTTTGCAGCTGCCCGACCAGCATCCGGAGACGGGACTGCGACAGCTGGTCGCGCAGGAGATCGACACCTGGGAGACCGTCTACCGCGACGCCGGCGGGAAGGCCGATCCGCTGATCGAACTCGCACTGACCTGGGTGAAGCGGAACATTCCGGACGTCGACGGCCCCGTCGTCATCGTCCAGGGCGACACCGGTCCGGGGAACTTCCTCTACGAGAACGGCAGGGTCACCGCAGTTCTCGATCTCGAACTCGGTCATCTCGGCGACCCTCACGACGACCTCGCCTGGGTCACGACCCGCGCGGTCCAGGAGCCGTTCACCGACATCCACGATCGCTTCGCCGACTACGAACGCGCATCCGGGACCACGGTCGACCTCGATCGGGTGCGCTACTACCGGGTGCTCGCGGAACTGCGCATCGTGATCCTCGGGCAGGGGAACGCCGCCCATCCGGATCCGTTGGCCGAGGTGGGAAATGCGTTGCCCTACGGGCTTCTGCACCGCCGCCTGCTCGTCGAGGCCCTCGCCGACGTCCTCGGCATCGACCTCGACACGCCGAACGACGTCGAGGCGGAATCGACCGAGCGCGAATGGCTCTACGACGCTGCCCTCGAACAGATCCGGCACATCATCGTGCCGCGCAGCGAGGACGCCTTCGTCATCCAGCGCAGCAAGGGACTCGCCCGCATCCTGAAGTATCTCCGCGACGCGGACCGGTACGCAGATCGCATCACCGAGCGCGATCTGGACGATCTCGAAACCGCGCTCGGGTCGCGACCCGACACCGTCGTCGACGGCACCACCGTGCTGGTCGAACGGCACCTCGCCGGTGAGATCCCCATCGACGACGTCCTGACGGTGTTCGCCCGCCAGATCGCCGGGCGCACCCAGCAGTTGCGTTCGGCCATGGGCGTTCTCGCCGAACGTCACTTCGACGTCCTGTAG
- a CDS encoding wax ester/triacylglycerol synthase domain-containing protein, producing the protein MSQPDLMSWRMEKDPVLRSTIVAVALLDRSPDQERFVRMMERGTRAVPSFRRKLVESPFGRTPPRWVDDPDFDLSWHLRRIALPHPGGLDTVLPLVRAAAMSAFDKDRPLWEATIVDGLDDGRAAIVLKVHHSLTDGIGGIQIANEMVDFERDGTDRGPLPEDSPASAPASDLADSVGWYLSTAGEMVGRGVPWLVRSGLRSVTNPVAALRSVVDTARSTARFVQPVFTTLSPVMVGRSTVREVAALDLPLDALRRAGRAADSSLNDAFLAGILLGLRHYHSRHGEQVAELRTTLPISLRREGDAIGGNRITLARFALPLDIADPVASMHRVDRIVRSWRDEPAVPLSSAIAGVLNVLPAGVLGGILEHIDFLASNVPGSPIPLYMAGAEVLRYYPFAPTVGSAVNITLMSHTNHCCIGINADSAAVPDLPVLVESLAEGFGEVLAVGGEGTRIETTLSATAVSHP; encoded by the coding sequence ATGTCACAGCCGGATCTGATGTCCTGGCGGATGGAGAAGGACCCCGTCCTGCGGTCTACGATCGTCGCGGTGGCGCTGCTCGACCGGTCACCCGACCAGGAGCGCTTCGTCCGGATGATGGAGCGCGGAACACGTGCGGTGCCGAGCTTCCGTCGCAAGCTCGTCGAATCCCCGTTCGGGCGGACCCCACCACGGTGGGTGGACGACCCCGACTTCGATCTGTCCTGGCATCTGCGGCGCATCGCGCTCCCGCATCCCGGGGGACTGGACACCGTGCTCCCGCTCGTGCGTGCCGCGGCGATGTCGGCCTTCGACAAGGACCGTCCCCTCTGGGAGGCGACGATCGTCGACGGCCTCGACGACGGTCGCGCCGCGATCGTCCTCAAGGTGCACCACTCGCTCACCGACGGTATCGGCGGCATCCAGATCGCGAACGAGATGGTCGACTTCGAGCGCGACGGTACCGACCGCGGGCCACTGCCCGAGGATTCGCCGGCCTCGGCTCCGGCATCGGACCTCGCCGATTCCGTGGGCTGGTACCTCTCGACGGCCGGCGAGATGGTGGGGAGGGGTGTGCCATGGCTCGTGCGTTCCGGTCTGCGGTCGGTGACGAATCCGGTCGCGGCGCTGCGCAGCGTCGTGGACACGGCCCGTTCGACGGCCCGGTTCGTGCAGCCGGTGTTCACGACGCTGTCTCCGGTGATGGTCGGCCGCAGCACGGTTCGGGAGGTCGCGGCCCTCGATCTGCCGCTCGACGCGCTGCGGCGGGCCGGACGGGCAGCGGACTCCTCGCTCAACGACGCCTTCCTGGCCGGAATCCTGCTGGGGCTGAGGCACTACCATTCCCGGCACGGTGAGCAGGTCGCCGAACTGAGGACGACGCTGCCGATCAGTCTCCGGCGCGAGGGCGACGCGATCGGAGGCAACCGGATCACCCTGGCGCGGTTCGCGCTTCCCCTCGACATCGCCGATCCGGTCGCATCGATGCACCGGGTGGACCGGATCGTCCGGTCGTGGCGGGACGAACCGGCCGTGCCGCTCTCGTCCGCCATCGCGGGTGTGCTGAACGTGCTCCCGGCCGGTGTGCTGGGTGGAATCCTCGAGCACATCGACTTTCTCGCGTCGAACGTCCCGGGTTCCCCGATCCCGCTGTACATGGCCGGGGCGGAGGTGCTGAGGTACTACCCGTTCGCTCCCACCGTCGGCTCGGCCGTCAACATCACCCTGATGTCGCACACGAACCACTGCTGCATCGGAATCAACGCCGACTCCGCCGCCGTCCCCGACCTGCCCGTCCTCGTCGAGTCGCTGGCCGAGGGCTTCGGTGAGGTGCTCGCGGTGGGAGGCGAGGGCACGCGCATCGAGACCACGCTGTCCGCAACGGCGGTCTCGCACCCCTGA